One Chordicoccus furentiruminis DNA window includes the following coding sequences:
- a CDS encoding carbohydrate ABC transporter permease has product MKRKSALRTTFLILFFVLIAVITLLPLALLFCASLRPGQELMRNGLNFNIDWAKANLNEYRMLFTNGGNYFIWYRNSMVVTVLQTALALLLSSWVGYGFAMYEFKGKNFFFMLVLLVMMVPTEVILLPLYRLIVNMKLINTTTGIILPYIVLPMLVFFFRQYLSGIPRDFLDAARVDGCSEYGIYWRIMLPLMKPAFAAMGIYEGMASWNNFLWPMIVTNKITTITLPVGLQSLLTPYGNNYDVLIAGSCFALIPILILFVCFQKYFIEGLTAGAVKG; this is encoded by the coding sequence ATGAAAAGAAAATCTGCGCTCAGAACCACATTCCTTATTCTTTTCTTTGTGCTGATTGCCGTGATCACGCTTCTTCCGCTGGCGCTTCTGTTCTGCGCTTCGCTGCGGCCCGGTCAGGAACTGATGCGGAACGGCCTGAATTTCAACATCGACTGGGCCAAGGCCAATCTGAACGAATACAGGATGCTCTTTACCAACGGCGGAAACTATTTCATCTGGTACAGGAATTCGATGGTTGTCACGGTCCTTCAGACTGCGCTGGCCCTGCTGCTCAGCTCATGGGTCGGCTACGGCTTTGCGATGTATGAGTTCAAGGGCAAGAACTTTTTCTTTATGCTGGTTCTTCTTGTGATGATGGTGCCGACGGAGGTGATTCTGCTTCCGCTCTACCGCTTAATCGTCAATATGAAGCTGATCAATACGACGACCGGTATCATCCTGCCGTATATCGTGCTGCCAATGCTGGTTTTCTTCTTCCGTCAGTACCTCAGCGGGATTCCGCGGGATTTCCTTGACGCCGCCCGTGTGGACGGGTGCAGCGAATACGGTATCTACTGGCGGATCATGCTTCCTCTGATGAAGCCGGCGTTCGCGGCGATGGGAATTTATGAAGGGATGGCGAGCTGGAATAACTTTCTCTGGCCGATGATCGTGACCAACAAGATCACAACGATCACGCTGCCGGTCGGACTCCAGAGCCTTCTGACGCCTTACGGGAACAATTACGATGTCCTGATCGCCGGTTCCTGCTTTGCCCTCATTCCGATTCTGATCCTGTTCGTCTGCTTCCAGAAATATTTTATTGAGGGGCTGACGGCAGGCGCGGTGAAAGGGTGA
- a CDS encoding DUF3307 domain-containing protein — MFREMLLVVWIAHLIGVFVLQTDRIAAEKDRKAEAMAVHGVLYALPFAAVAFLYGGRASFLGTCAALALTHLAIDVSKRWWRIRQPWTYLLDQCLHVLSLFIAAYALSLADPAPHPMKVFSTMLARMQVPGRESGAILFCVLALGTPCNILIRLICHGKPIQARTELGAEEQRTGRVIGILERMVLLACLWKGEYTALGFVLTAKSIARFDQIANDRAFAEYYLVGTLLSTLCALTVVAVGKWLAG, encoded by the coding sequence ATGTTTCGTGAGATGCTTCTTGTTGTCTGGATAGCTCATCTTATAGGAGTTTTTGTCCTGCAAACCGACCGGATCGCGGCAGAAAAAGACCGGAAAGCTGAAGCCATGGCTGTGCATGGCGTGCTGTACGCCCTGCCGTTTGCCGCTGTTGCTTTCCTATACGGCGGCCGTGCGTCTTTTCTGGGCACATGTGCCGCTCTTGCGTTGACGCATTTGGCGATCGACGTTTCAAAGCGCTGGTGGCGCATCAGACAGCCATGGACATATCTGCTGGATCAGTGCCTGCACGTCCTCTCCCTGTTCATCGCAGCCTACGCCTTGTCTCTGGCGGATCCGGCTCCGCACCCAATGAAGGTGTTCAGTACCATGCTGGCCCGCATGCAGGTTCCGGGCCGTGAGAGCGGCGCCATCCTGTTCTGTGTCCTTGCCCTTGGGACGCCGTGCAATATTCTGATCCGTCTGATCTGCCATGGCAAGCCAATACAGGCCCGGACTGAGTTGGGCGCAGAAGAACAAAGGACCGGAAGGGTCATTGGGATCCTCGAACGGATGGTTCTGCTGGCCTGCCTCTGGAAGGGAGAATACACGGCCCTGGGATTCGTGCTTACGGCCAAGTCCATCGCAAGATTCGACCAGATAGCAAACGACAGAGCGTTTGCGGAATACTATCTGGTCGGGACGCTGCTCAGTACCCTTTGCGCCCTGACGGTCGTGGCCGTCGGGAAATGGCTTGCAGGTTAA
- a CDS encoding AraC family transcriptional regulator, translating to MEPNDYTQYRETASHRQPGFAYNTYLCTIPLDFDRVLPHWHEQMEIVYIKKGSGTVTVDLNRVPVRAGSIVPILPGEIHAIESDEGKDMEYENIIFSLSLLDSSDADDWSRQHVFQPLRDGTLHFPRPIPWGTAFYAEASAALDAADLACDEHLPGYSLLVKSSLLRFFHAIYRHRETLPAGVRSHAHQPVTRLMKTALTEVHLHYSEKLTVADVAARTGYSEAYFMRVFRRESGQTFTRYLIDYRLEAACYFLRETQDSVSQIASQCGFDNFSYFIRQFRARYKVTPGAYRKH from the coding sequence TTGGAACCGAATGACTACACACAGTACCGGGAAACGGCTTCGCACAGGCAGCCCGGCTTCGCCTACAACACATATCTCTGCACCATCCCCCTGGACTTCGACCGGGTTCTGCCCCACTGGCATGAGCAGATGGAAATCGTATACATCAAGAAAGGCTCCGGCACCGTCACGGTGGATCTCAACCGGGTGCCGGTCCGCGCCGGCTCCATCGTCCCGATCCTGCCGGGGGAGATTCACGCCATCGAGAGCGACGAAGGAAAGGACATGGAATACGAGAACATCATCTTCTCCCTCTCCCTGCTTGATTCCAGTGACGCGGATGACTGGAGCCGTCAGCATGTCTTCCAGCCTCTCCGGGACGGCACGCTGCATTTCCCCAGACCGATTCCCTGGGGAACGGCTTTCTACGCGGAAGCCTCAGCCGCGCTGGACGCCGCGGATCTCGCCTGCGACGAGCACCTCCCGGGTTACTCTCTGCTTGTCAAGAGCAGCCTGCTGCGTTTCTTCCACGCGATTTACCGCCATCGCGAGACCTTACCTGCCGGAGTCCGCTCTCACGCGCATCAGCCGGTCACCCGCCTCATGAAGACGGCTCTCACCGAGGTGCACCTTCACTACAGCGAAAAGCTGACCGTCGCCGACGTCGCCGCCCGCACGGGATACAGCGAGGCCTATTTCATGCGGGTCTTCCGGCGCGAGAGCGGTCAGACCTTCACCCGGTATCTGATCGACTACCGTCTGGAGGCGGCCTGCTACTTCCTCCGTGAGACGCAGGATTCCGTGAGCCAGATCGCCAGCCAGTGCGGATTCGACAACTTCTCCTACTTCATCCGTCAGTTCAGGGCACGCTACAAGGTCACGCCCGGCGCGTACCGGAAGCACTGA
- the arfA gene encoding arabinosylfuranosidase ArfA, which produces MKKYAKMIVDRDFRISEIDRRLYGSFIEHLGRAVYTGIYQPGHPEADEEGFRRDVLRLVRELNVPIIRYPGGNFVSTFRWEDSVGPVDRRPHRLDLAWRSLESNEFGLDEFSRWTSKAGADIMMAVNLGTRGVADACHLLEYCNHPSGTLYSDMRAANGRKDPYRIRTWCLGNEMDGPWQFGSKTPEEYGRIACETAKAMKQIDPSIELVSCGSSNSEMPTFPQWEATTLEHDYDYVDYVSLHQYFGNRDGDTENFLAQPVRMDGFIRTVIAACDFVRAKKRGKKDINLSFDEWNVWFHSNADDDDTMANRPWQQAPSLLEDHYTFEDALVVGLMLITLIRHSDRVKIACLAQLVNVIAPIMTEKDGGAWVQTIFYPYFFASRYGRGVALEPVLTSSRHDTSEFSDVNDVESVAVWNEEKEELTIFAVNRDLKDDIVLTTDLASFEGYGLIEHIVLESDDLKAVNSADAQNVAPKAVNRTETDGRCVTSVLHCASFNVIRLGKRHKEA; this is translated from the coding sequence ATGAAAAAGTACGCGAAGATGATCGTGGATCGGGACTTTCGTATCTCCGAGATCGACAGGCGCCTCTACGGCTCGTTTATCGAGCATCTTGGCCGGGCGGTCTATACGGGAATCTATCAGCCGGGGCACCCGGAGGCGGACGAGGAGGGCTTCCGCAGGGATGTTCTTCGGCTGGTCAGAGAATTGAACGTGCCGATCATACGGTATCCGGGCGGTAATTTTGTCTCTACCTTCCGATGGGAGGACAGCGTCGGACCGGTGGACCGGCGGCCGCACCGGCTGGATCTGGCATGGAGGTCTCTGGAGAGCAACGAGTTCGGCCTGGATGAGTTCAGCCGCTGGACGTCAAAGGCGGGAGCGGACATCATGATGGCGGTGAATCTCGGGACCCGGGGCGTTGCGGACGCCTGCCATCTGCTGGAGTACTGCAATCATCCGTCGGGAACGCTGTATTCCGACATGCGCGCCGCGAACGGCCGGAAAGATCCGTACCGGATCAGAACCTGGTGCCTCGGCAACGAGATGGACGGGCCCTGGCAGTTCGGATCCAAGACGCCTGAGGAGTACGGGCGGATCGCCTGTGAGACGGCGAAGGCGATGAAGCAGATCGATCCTTCGATCGAGCTGGTGTCATGCGGATCCTCCAACAGCGAGATGCCGACCTTCCCGCAGTGGGAGGCCACGACGCTTGAGCATGACTACGATTACGTGGACTACGTCTCGCTTCACCAGTATTTCGGAAACCGCGACGGCGATACAGAGAATTTCCTCGCGCAGCCCGTCAGGATGGACGGCTTCATCCGCACCGTGATCGCGGCCTGCGATTTTGTCCGGGCGAAGAAGAGAGGAAAGAAAGATATCAACCTGAGCTTCGATGAGTGGAATGTCTGGTTCCACTCCAACGCGGATGACGATGATACGATGGCGAACCGCCCCTGGCAGCAGGCGCCGTCTCTTCTCGAGGATCACTACACGTTCGAGGACGCGCTGGTGGTCGGCCTGATGCTGATCACGCTGATCCGGCACTCCGACCGGGTGAAGATCGCCTGCCTCGCCCAGCTCGTGAACGTCATCGCGCCAATCATGACGGAGAAGGACGGAGGAGCGTGGGTGCAGACGATTTTCTATCCGTATTTCTTCGCGTCAAGGTACGGCCGCGGCGTGGCGCTGGAGCCGGTGCTGACATCGTCAAGGCATGACACCAGCGAGTTTTCGGATGTGAACGATGTGGAATCCGTGGCGGTCTGGAACGAGGAGAAGGAAGAGCTGACGATCTTCGCGGTCAACCGGGATCTGAAGGACGACATCGTGCTGACGACGGATCTTGCGAGCTTCGAGGGGTACGGCCTGATCGAGCACATTGTGCTCGAGTCGGATGATCTGAAGGCGGTCAACTCGGCCGATGCGCAGAATGTGGCGCCGAAGGCCGTGAACCGGACGGAGACGGACGGGAGATGCGTGACGTCGGTGCTGCATTGCGCGTCCTTCAATGTGATCCGGCTCGGTAAAAGGCATAAAGAGGCATAA
- a CDS encoding type II toxin-antitoxin system RelE/ParE family toxin yields the protein MQAKVLRSIQLLQVFGPLLREPNSKPLEDGIFELRTVLGNDIERTLYFFQEGQNIVLTNGFTKKTKKTPRSEIDLAKTRREDYKRRFPYG from the coding sequence ATGCAGGCCAAAGTGCTACGCAGCATACAGCTATTACAAGTGTTTGGTCCGCTTTTGCGAGAACCCAACTCCAAGCCTTTGGAAGACGGCATTTTCGAATTAAGAACCGTTTTGGGAAACGACATCGAAAGGACCTTGTACTTCTTTCAGGAAGGCCAGAACATTGTTCTGACAAATGGATTTACCAAGAAAACAAAGAAAACGCCACGCTCTGAAATCGACCTTGCCAAAACACGCCGTGAAGATTATAAAAGGAGGTTTCCCTATGGATGA
- a CDS encoding LacI family DNA-binding transcriptional regulator, with the protein MNGSDSRVTLRDIALECGYSVNTISRALRGDSRLPGETRRRITEAADRLGYIRNNSASSLRSGHSYTVAVIQGDLTNMHYMTLLNEIDYDLRKNGYVVMILSSHDSPELERQLLNQAVSHNVDGIILLPTSSDLTSNLVASLSRRLPLVLVHRRLKGVEVDLVCEDDERGGYEAGSLLASRGHRRFLYLSGPGYNSSEILRRRGFLRALTEAGLPEESVRIIPFEEMAQAIESQTVLRLLSPVNYTGIFAFYDNYAYQALYSLLAAGYRVPDDISIVGFDNIKANYRYLPPLASVSTAPGSSIARETVNLFLRRISDPDAKVRTVTLPVCIYDRELVGTARVRGGRT; encoded by the coding sequence ATGAACGGATCAGATTCCAGAGTGACACTGCGCGACATAGCGCTTGAATGCGGATACTCAGTAAATACAATTTCAAGAGCTCTCCGGGGAGACAGCCGTCTCCCCGGAGAGACGCGCAGACGCATCACCGAGGCCGCCGACAGACTGGGCTACATCCGGAATAATTCAGCGTCCAGTCTGCGTTCCGGCCATTCCTACACGGTTGCTGTGATTCAGGGGGATCTGACCAACATGCACTATATGACCCTTCTGAATGAGATCGATTACGATCTCAGAAAAAACGGCTATGTTGTCATGATCCTGTCCTCTCATGACAGCCCGGAGCTGGAACGTCAGCTTCTGAATCAGGCAGTGTCGCACAATGTGGACGGCATCATTCTCCTTCCGACGAGCAGTGACCTGACATCGAATCTCGTCGCGAGCCTCAGCCGCCGGCTTCCTCTGGTTCTGGTCCACCGGAGACTGAAGGGAGTGGAGGTGGATCTGGTGTGCGAGGATGACGAACGGGGCGGCTATGAGGCCGGCAGCCTGCTGGCTTCGCGCGGGCACAGACGCTTTCTTTATCTTTCGGGTCCGGGGTACAACAGTTCCGAGATTCTCCGGAGGCGGGGATTTCTCCGTGCGCTGACGGAGGCGGGACTGCCGGAAGAATCCGTCCGGATCATTCCGTTTGAGGAAATGGCGCAGGCAATCGAGAGCCAGACCGTACTCAGACTGCTTTCCCCCGTGAATTATACGGGGATTTTTGCCTTTTATGACAACTATGCTTATCAGGCGCTGTACAGTCTTCTTGCGGCCGGATATCGTGTCCCGGACGATATTTCCATTGTCGGTTTCGATAATATCAAGGCCAATTACCGGTATCTGCCGCCGCTTGCGAGCGTATCAACGGCTCCGGGAAGCAGCATTGCCCGGGAGACCGTCAATCTTTTTCTGCGAAGAATCAGCGATCCTGATGCGAAGGTCCGCACCGTCACGCTTCCGGTCTGCATCTACGACCGGGAACTGGTGGGAACAGCCAGAGTGCGGGGCGGGAGAACATAA
- a CDS encoding glycogen/starch/alpha-glucan phosphorylase, whose translation MASERLADYTGKPLQDCTNLELFNALLHLVTDAAQAKGYNEGKKKLYYISAEFLIGKLLSNNLINLRLYDPIRDELAAAGKNLSELEEFEYEPSLGNGGLGRLAACFIDSCATLGLPADGVGLAYHCGLFRQSFVDNKQYESPDQWLKWGEESWMKRTGRHYQVHFGGMDLTSTLYEIAVTGYHGKCARLRLFDVDSLDERVIHNRIRFDKKKIAQNLTLFLYPDDSDEDGRILRVYQEYFMVSNAAQLILEECMSRGSNLHDLADYAAIQINDTHPTMVIPELIRLLGEKGIGFDEAVEIVTKVCAYTNHTILAEALEKWPKHYLETAVPQLIPIIERLQKKVEERYDDAFVQIIDRDENVHMANIDIHFSHSVNGVAALHTEILKNTELAPFYRIYPEKFNNKTNGITFRRWIRECNPTLSALISSKIGDGWKHQAEELENLLAFTDDDAFLAQLTEVKRENKRRFADWIREHQGAEVDPDSVFDVQAKRLHEYKRQQLNLLWAIRMYQAIKAGSKPERPVTVIFGAKAAPAYIIAKDIIHAILTLSEVVARDPEVSPYLRIVMIENYNITAAEKLIPACDISEQISLASKEASGTGNMKFMLNGGVTLGTMDGANVEIAGLAGPDNIYTFGDASDVVIERYRRGDYRSIEYYQKDPVLKKAVDFLTGPDMQAAGDPRCLKRLSDELLHKDWFMTFPDFEDYLATKERMLHDYGDTKAWARKALINIAKAGYFSSDRTIGEYNDEIWHLTADRNR comes from the coding sequence ATGGCATCGGAACGTCTGGCTGATTACACAGGCAAGCCCCTTCAGGACTGCACGAATCTGGAGCTTTTCAACGCGCTGCTTCACCTTGTGACAGACGCGGCGCAGGCAAAGGGCTATAACGAGGGAAAGAAGAAGCTCTACTACATCTCGGCGGAGTTCCTGATCGGGAAGCTTCTGAGCAACAACCTGATCAATCTGAGACTCTATGATCCGATCCGGGACGAGCTGGCCGCGGCGGGGAAGAACCTTTCGGAGCTCGAGGAATTCGAGTACGAGCCGTCGCTCGGCAACGGCGGCCTCGGCCGTCTCGCCGCCTGCTTCATCGACAGCTGCGCGACGCTCGGCCTGCCGGCGGACGGCGTCGGACTCGCCTATCACTGCGGTCTGTTCCGACAGAGCTTTGTCGACAACAAGCAGTATGAGAGCCCCGACCAGTGGCTGAAGTGGGGCGAGGAGAGCTGGATGAAGCGGACCGGCCGTCACTATCAGGTTCATTTCGGCGGCATGGATCTCACCTCGACGCTCTATGAGATTGCGGTCACCGGCTATCACGGCAAATGCGCGCGTCTCCGTCTCTTCGATGTGGATTCTCTTGACGAGCGGGTCATCCACAACCGCATCCGCTTCGACAAGAAGAAAATCGCCCAGAACCTCACGCTGTTCCTGTATCCGGATGACAGCGACGAGGACGGCCGGATTCTCCGCGTGTATCAGGAGTATTTCATGGTGAGCAACGCCGCCCAGCTGATCCTTGAGGAATGCATGTCCCGCGGAAGCAATCTGCATGATCTGGCGGATTACGCGGCGATTCAGATCAACGACACGCATCCGACGATGGTGATCCCGGAGCTGATCCGGCTGCTTGGCGAGAAGGGGATCGGCTTCGACGAGGCTGTGGAGATCGTCACGAAGGTCTGCGCGTACACGAATCATACGATTCTGGCGGAGGCGCTGGAGAAATGGCCGAAGCACTATCTCGAGACGGCAGTTCCCCAGCTGATCCCGATTATCGAACGCCTTCAGAAGAAGGTGGAGGAGCGGTACGATGACGCGTTCGTCCAGATCATTGACCGTGACGAGAACGTACATATGGCGAACATCGACATTCACTTCAGCCATTCCGTCAACGGCGTCGCGGCCCTGCATACCGAGATCCTGAAGAATACGGAGCTGGCGCCGTTCTACCGGATCTATCCGGAGAAATTCAACAACAAGACCAACGGCATCACGTTCCGCCGCTGGATCCGCGAATGCAATCCGACGCTGTCCGCGCTGATTTCGTCGAAGATCGGCGACGGCTGGAAGCATCAGGCGGAGGAACTGGAGAATCTGCTGGCCTTCACGGACGACGACGCCTTCCTTGCGCAGCTGACGGAAGTGAAGAGGGAGAACAAGCGCCGCTTCGCGGACTGGATCCGTGAGCATCAGGGCGCGGAAGTGGACCCGGATTCGGTCTTCGACGTGCAGGCGAAGCGGCTTCACGAGTACAAGCGCCAGCAGCTCAATCTGCTCTGGGCGATCCGCATGTATCAGGCGATCAAGGCCGGATCGAAGCCGGAACGGCCGGTCACGGTGATCTTCGGGGCGAAGGCGGCGCCGGCGTACATCATCGCCAAGGACATCATCCACGCGATCCTCACGCTGAGCGAAGTCGTCGCGCGGGATCCGGAGGTCAGTCCGTATCTCCGGATCGTCATGATCGAGAATTACAATATCACGGCGGCGGAGAAGCTGATCCCGGCCTGCGATATTTCGGAGCAGATCTCGCTCGCCTCGAAGGAAGCCTCGGGAACCGGCAACATGAAGTTCATGCTGAACGGAGGCGTGACGCTGGGCACGATGGACGGCGCGAACGTGGAGATCGCGGGGCTGGCGGGCCCGGACAACATCTACACCTTCGGAGATGCCTCCGACGTGGTGATCGAGCGCTACAGGCGGGGTGATTACCGGTCCATCGAATATTATCAGAAGGACCCGGTGCTGAAGAAGGCGGTGGATTTCCTGACCGGGCCGGACATGCAGGCCGCCGGGGATCCGCGGTGCCTGAAGCGGCTCAGTGACGAGCTGCTGCACAAGGACTGGTTCATGACCTTCCCGGATTTCGAGGACTATCTTGCCACGAAGGAACGGATGCTTCATGACTACGGCGATACGAAGGCGTGGGCAAGGAAGGCGCTGATCAACATCGCGAAGGCCGGTTATTTCTCCTCGGACCGCACGATCGGCGAGTATAATGACGAGATCTGGCATCTCACTGCGGACCGGAACCGCTGA
- a CDS encoding ABC transporter substrate-binding protein, translated as MNKKLMAAVLVSAMTAGTLFGAAPAMADGEETTQGTNTFVDGGTDMNFWTFQSLHVGFWTTMADEWNKENPDRAINLTVTTGDSASIHSKLLVACQSGDGAPDMADIEIGHYGAFLKDGYLVPIDDAVEPYRNDVVMSRINMYGDGEHVYGADFHLGASVAYYNMDIMDAAGVDPASIETWDDFIEAGKQVKEKTGKYMCAVETSDLFFPQMMMLELKAQYVDKDGNPDLVTDAHVKVIEKIREMMKDGICEIAPGGGFHTEEWYGHLNGGNVACVLMPLWYMGRFTDYCPDLKQKMAIYQIPVWNKGDTREVLQGGTGTSVIKGTKNEQLAKDFLAYAKLSKKGCTYEWEKLGFDPIRTELWDDPAITQNKDNKFLQYFTTNPFDILKKNGTDLTAPDISGQYANTYSTLVSTTYENAFEASVDEDAKELLQNEQDSIITD; from the coding sequence ATGAACAAAAAGCTGATGGCAGCGGTTCTGGTGTCTGCAATGACAGCAGGAACTCTCTTTGGAGCCGCACCCGCGATGGCCGACGGAGAGGAAACGACGCAGGGGACGAATACCTTTGTGGACGGCGGAACGGATATGAATTTCTGGACGTTCCAGTCTCTGCATGTCGGGTTCTGGACGACGATGGCGGACGAGTGGAACAAGGAAAATCCGGACCGGGCAATCAATCTGACGGTGACGACGGGGGATTCCGCTTCCATTCACAGCAAGCTGCTGGTGGCATGTCAGTCCGGCGACGGAGCGCCGGATATGGCGGATATCGAAATCGGCCACTACGGAGCGTTCCTGAAAGACGGCTATCTGGTTCCCATCGACGATGCGGTCGAACCTTACAGGAATGACGTCGTCATGTCCAGAATCAACATGTACGGGGACGGCGAACACGTGTATGGAGCGGATTTCCATCTGGGAGCGTCGGTTGCCTACTACAACATGGATATCATGGACGCGGCCGGCGTGGATCCGGCGAGTATTGAGACATGGGACGACTTCATCGAAGCCGGCAAGCAGGTGAAGGAGAAGACCGGAAAATATATGTGTGCGGTTGAGACATCCGACCTGTTCTTCCCGCAGATGATGATGCTCGAGCTGAAAGCGCAGTATGTCGACAAGGACGGCAATCCGGATCTTGTGACGGACGCGCATGTCAAGGTGATCGAGAAAATCCGTGAGATGATGAAGGACGGCATCTGCGAAATCGCACCCGGCGGCGGTTTCCATACCGAGGAGTGGTACGGCCACCTGAACGGCGGTAACGTCGCGTGCGTCCTGATGCCGCTGTGGTATATGGGAAGATTCACCGATTACTGCCCGGATCTCAAGCAGAAGATGGCGATTTATCAGATTCCGGTATGGAATAAGGGAGACACCCGCGAAGTGCTTCAGGGCGGAACGGGCACATCGGTCATCAAGGGAACGAAGAACGAGCAGCTTGCGAAGGATTTTCTCGCGTATGCGAAGCTCTCGAAGAAGGGCTGCACTTATGAGTGGGAAAAGCTCGGATTCGACCCGATCCGTACGGAACTCTGGGATGATCCGGCCATCACGCAGAATAAAGACAACAAGTTTCTTCAGTATTTTACGACGAACCCGTTCGACATTCTGAAGAAGAACGGCACAGACCTCACGGCTCCGGATATTTCCGGCCAGTACGCAAACACATACAGCACGCTGGTGTCCACGACCTATGAGAATGCATTCGAGGCGAGTGTCGACGAAGATGCAAAAGAACTTCTGCAGAATGAGCAGGACAGCATCATCACCGATTGA
- a CDS encoding carbohydrate ABC transporter permease, with translation MKKNNKSIVQRFLYSKKAAPYVFIFPFLLTFGVFFAYSIVSMVVMSFQKVAGPNTTFIGFDNYRILKNAVFQKAVRNSLFYTVVSCALMIPIPLVMAVLLNSRHMRCKNMFRSILFVPALTSVVVSGICYRMMFGELPGAFMNQILHIFGKGPLIWLRTPSTVWLTLFLLCLWRWTGVNMMYYLSGLQQIDASLYEASAIDGASDIQTFWYLTVPLLKPTIVYVLTISIFGGMAMFSESYMLFNGNKSPNNVATTIVGMLYRLGFEQNNIGIASAIGVIFLLIVLGLNAVQLMLNGYFRREK, from the coding sequence ATGAAAAAGAATAATAAAAGCATAGTTCAGAGATTTCTCTATTCGAAAAAGGCGGCGCCTTACGTCTTCATATTTCCGTTCCTGCTGACGTTCGGCGTGTTCTTTGCTTATTCGATCGTGAGCATGGTGGTGATGAGCTTTCAGAAGGTCGCCGGACCGAACACGACGTTCATCGGATTCGACAATTACCGGATTCTCAAAAATGCTGTTTTCCAGAAGGCGGTCCGGAACAGTCTGTTCTACACGGTTGTTTCATGTGCCCTGATGATCCCGATCCCGCTTGTGATGGCGGTGCTTCTCAACAGCCGGCATATGCGCTGCAAGAATATGTTCCGCTCGATCCTGTTCGTTCCGGCCCTGACCAGCGTTGTCGTATCCGGTATCTGCTACCGGATGATGTTCGGGGAACTGCCCGGCGCTTTTATGAATCAGATTTTGCATATATTCGGAAAGGGCCCTCTGATCTGGCTGCGGACGCCCTCCACCGTCTGGCTTACACTATTTCTGCTTTGCCTGTGGCGCTGGACAGGCGTGAATATGATGTACTATCTTTCAGGCCTTCAGCAGATCGACGCTTCTCTTTACGAGGCGTCCGCGATCGACGGAGCTTCCGATATACAGACATTCTGGTATCTGACGGTGCCGCTGCTCAAGCCCACGATTGTCTATGTGCTGACGATCTCGATTTTTGGAGGCATGGCGATGTTCTCGGAATCCTATATGCTGTTTAACGGGAACAAGTCGCCGAACAACGTGGCCACCACGATCGTTGGCATGCTCTACCGTCTCGGCTTCGAGCAGAACAATATCGGGATCGCGAGCGCCATCGGCGTGATCTTCCTTCTGATCGTACTCGGACTCAACGCGGTTCAGCTGATGCTTAACGGATATTTCAGAAGGGAGAAGTAA
- a CDS encoding SatD family protein, with the protein MYVAIIGDLVRSRQIRDRNAVQCQLQAALDQVNKKYADQIAANFLITLGDEFQGILQEPGCLMPILSDIADAIRPVQVRFGVGIGELTTEVNRNAAIGADGPAFYRARSAINTVHKRKNQSCIRLESVQTGSILEALLQDAVDSAWEIRCGWTKQQRRIIALLSTGMSQAEAGRRLTISQSSVYSGLHLSQYTRYISLTEHIRRGLEALYHVS; encoded by the coding sequence ATGTATGTAGCGATTATCGGAGATCTAGTTCGATCACGGCAAATCCGGGACAGGAATGCCGTCCAGTGCCAACTGCAGGCTGCGCTGGACCAGGTGAATAAAAAATATGCTGACCAGATCGCAGCCAATTTTTTAATCACGCTGGGCGATGAGTTTCAGGGGATTTTGCAGGAACCGGGCTGCCTGATGCCGATCCTGTCGGACATTGCCGACGCCATCCGGCCTGTTCAGGTTCGATTCGGCGTCGGGATAGGCGAATTGACGACAGAGGTGAACCGTAACGCCGCCATTGGGGCGGACGGGCCGGCCTTCTATCGCGCACGAAGCGCGATTAACACAGTACACAAAAGAAAGAACCAAAGCTGCATCCGGTTAGAAAGCGTGCAGACAGGGTCCATACTGGAAGCCCTGCTTCAGGATGCGGTAGATTCAGCATGGGAAATCCGGTGCGGATGGACAAAACAGCAGCGCCGGATCATTGCCCTGCTGTCTACGGGAATGTCTCAGGCAGAGGCAGGCCGAAGGCTTACCATTTCGCAGTCGTCCGTCTATTCAGGCCTGCATCTAAGCCAATATACCCGTTACATCAGCCTGACGGAGCATATCCGCAGGGGCCTGGAGGCGCTGTACCATGTTTCGTGA